One genomic segment of Actinoplanes ianthinogenes includes these proteins:
- a CDS encoding cellulase family glycosylhydrolase, with product MTSFAVPSAAQASTRSFVTRDGAQLRLNGKPFRFAGTNIYWLGLDENVGGIDYPTYFRIRDAIDTAKGMGMTVIRSHMLVSSGDPKTLLPSKEAGYNDAAFATIDYAIAYAGKAGLRLILPLTDNWAYYHGGHADFTKPYGLPESAFYTDPRVIADYQAYVWHVMQHVNPYTGKRYIDDPTIMAWELGNELEGMTPEWITTNAATFSGWAPRQLIAAGRRFDIDPDTLAAPDVDIVDVHYYPPTAARVRADAGTIAAAGKVYIAGEYASNAAGSALLDPLVADPNVTGMLSWSLFGHGDRNGFVQHDDGFSFHYPGDDARMIAANQAQIAYAKALGASVPARPAGTPLITAIDKRGGLNVLRWRGAAGADGYRVERAPTPLGPWKPAHSGLLSDNDTPWTDLTRPGNAWYRVVTAGIKSEPLFAGASETVLVDPLESFGLTSGHAGADIRPDGGHGGDKAWMSWAVAGLRRVRFDVSGGRHHDLAVQVSSDGTAWRTVASRVEHGAITASTPGAGHVRLVWNSRAVVTRATFWAADPHPVTGRPAAFDVVAPAAGATGVIGPQSFSWGASAGAGFYTLTVSRQPDLGSPVLSVTGIEGTSYVPARGLDPATTWYWGVRATNAAGSASTPVASFTTRALPSAPTVIDDFESYADSAALAAAYPRNPGGDVVTPTLTGGHAMQLDVTAGGAGYAGVTRTFSPIDLWGQQGIQLDLDRSATPASITIQFVANGVYWEYTLPAGTPSGRVRVPFTSFAQPPWAPTGALDLTRFTQLSIYLGGSDSGRLIVDNVAAYPV from the coding sequence ATGACCTCTTTTGCCGTCCCGTCCGCGGCGCAGGCGTCGACCAGGTCCTTCGTGACCAGGGACGGCGCTCAGCTGCGGCTCAACGGGAAGCCGTTCCGGTTCGCCGGGACCAACATCTACTGGCTCGGGCTGGACGAGAACGTGGGCGGGATCGACTACCCGACCTACTTCCGGATCCGGGACGCCATCGACACCGCCAAGGGCATGGGGATGACCGTGATCCGGTCGCACATGCTGGTGTCCTCCGGTGACCCGAAGACGCTGCTGCCGTCGAAGGAGGCCGGGTACAACGACGCGGCCTTCGCGACCATCGACTACGCGATCGCGTACGCCGGGAAGGCCGGCCTGCGGCTGATCCTGCCGCTGACCGACAACTGGGCGTACTACCACGGCGGGCACGCGGACTTCACCAAGCCGTACGGGCTGCCGGAGTCGGCGTTCTACACCGATCCGCGGGTGATCGCGGACTACCAGGCGTACGTGTGGCACGTGATGCAGCACGTCAACCCGTACACCGGCAAGCGCTACATCGACGACCCGACGATCATGGCCTGGGAGCTCGGCAACGAGCTGGAGGGCATGACACCGGAGTGGATCACCACGAACGCCGCGACGTTCTCCGGCTGGGCGCCGCGGCAGCTGATCGCCGCCGGGCGCCGGTTCGACATCGACCCGGACACCCTCGCGGCGCCCGACGTCGACATCGTGGACGTGCACTACTACCCGCCGACCGCGGCCCGGGTCCGGGCCGACGCGGGAACGATCGCCGCGGCCGGCAAGGTCTACATCGCGGGGGAGTACGCCTCGAACGCGGCTGGCAGCGCGCTGCTCGACCCGCTGGTGGCCGATCCGAACGTGACCGGGATGCTGTCCTGGTCGCTGTTCGGGCACGGCGACCGGAACGGGTTCGTGCAGCACGACGACGGTTTCAGCTTTCACTACCCGGGTGACGACGCTCGGATGATCGCGGCGAATCAGGCGCAGATCGCGTACGCGAAAGCCCTGGGCGCATCCGTGCCCGCGCGGCCGGCCGGAACCCCGCTGATCACCGCGATCGACAAGCGGGGCGGGCTCAACGTCCTGCGGTGGCGCGGCGCGGCCGGTGCGGACGGCTATCGGGTGGAACGCGCGCCGACCCCGCTCGGACCGTGGAAGCCGGCGCACAGCGGGCTGCTCTCCGACAACGACACGCCGTGGACGGATCTGACGCGGCCGGGCAACGCCTGGTACCGCGTGGTCACCGCGGGGATCAAGTCGGAGCCGCTGTTCGCGGGCGCCTCGGAGACGGTGCTGGTCGACCCGCTGGAGAGTTTCGGCCTGACCAGCGGGCATGCCGGTGCCGACATCCGGCCGGACGGCGGCCACGGCGGCGACAAGGCCTGGATGAGCTGGGCGGTCGCCGGGCTGCGGCGGGTGCGGTTCGACGTGTCCGGTGGGCGCCACCACGACCTCGCGGTGCAGGTGTCGTCGGACGGGACCGCCTGGCGGACCGTCGCCTCCCGCGTCGAGCACGGCGCGATCACGGCGAGCACGCCGGGAGCGGGCCACGTGCGGCTGGTGTGGAACTCGCGGGCGGTCGTCACCCGGGCGACGTTCTGGGCGGCCGATCCGCACCCGGTGACCGGCCGACCGGCCGCGTTCGACGTGGTCGCGCCCGCTGCCGGAGCGACCGGGGTGATCGGTCCGCAGTCGTTCAGCTGGGGTGCTTCGGCCGGGGCGGGCTTCTACACGCTCACCGTCTCGCGTCAGCCGGACCTCGGCTCTCCGGTCCTCAGCGTGACCGGGATCGAGGGAACCTCCTACGTGCCGGCGCGGGGGCTGGACCCGGCGACGACGTGGTACTGGGGTGTGCGCGCCACGAACGCGGCCGGTAGCGCCTCGACGCCGGTCGCCTCGTTCACCACGCGGGCGCTGCCGTCCGCGCCGACCGTGATCGACGACTTCGAGTCGTACGCCGACAGTGCCGCGCTGGCGGCAGCGTATCCGCGCAATCCCGGCGGGGACGTGGTCACGCCCACGTTGACCGGTGGGCACGCCATGCAGCTCGACGTGACCGCGGGCGGTGCGGGATATGCCGGGGTCACCCGTACCTTCAGCCCGATCGACCTCTGGGGACAGCAGGGCATCCAGCTCGACCTGGACCGATCGGCCACGCCGGCGAGCATCACGATCCAGTTCGTCGCCAACGGCGTGTACTGGGAGTACACCCTCCCGGCCGGAACGCCGTCCGGGCGGGTCCGGGTGCCGTTCACGTCCTTCGCGCAGCCGCCGTGGGCGCCCACCGGCGCCCTGGATCTGACCAGGTTCACCCAGCTGTCGATCTACCTGGGTGGCAGCGACTCGGGCCGGTTGATCGTCGACAACGTCGCGGCCTACCCGGTCTGA
- a CDS encoding STAS domain-containing protein has translation MDKAGPIITQEQLPSGALLVTVTGDLDMDTAPIFDHGLHVILDGHQDGRVLLDLTAAVFWGFSALRVLWRIEREVADKQYRVRIVGAGRSLSLLLELCQVRTLLHYDPPPSTE, from the coding sequence TTGGACAAGGCCGGTCCCATCATCACCCAGGAGCAGCTACCCTCCGGCGCCCTCCTGGTCACCGTGACGGGCGACCTCGACATGGACACCGCGCCGATATTCGACCACGGCCTGCACGTGATCCTCGACGGCCACCAGGACGGACGGGTCCTGCTGGACTTGACCGCGGCCGTCTTCTGGGGGTTCTCCGCCCTGCGCGTGCTGTGGCGGATCGAACGCGAGGTCGCCGACAAGCAGTACCGGGTACGGATCGTCGGGGCCGGCCGGAGTCTTTCCCTGCTGCTGGAGCTGTGCCAGGTTCGCACGCTGCTGCATTACGATCCCCCGCCCTCCACCGAATAG